Proteins encoded in a region of the Desulfurellaceae bacterium genome:
- a CDS encoding heme-binding protein, translated as MVNGEVIGGIGVGGGTVDEDIACSQAGLDAIAD; from the coding sequence GTGGTCAACGGCGAAGTCATCGGCGGCATCGGGGTCGGGGGTGGGACGGTTGACGAAGACATCGCCTGCTCCCAGGCCGGGCTGGACGCCATTGCCGACTGA
- a CDS encoding acetamidase/formamidase family protein gives MQTIGKEHIVRTFDADHPAAARVKPGEVFVMETNDRFRDWNEGGEWPMEQLTVMTGPVHIEGVQPGQVLAVEVLDIKAAQGFGYVVAIPGFGLLKDQVEFRKKVVPIEGNRIRYNDSLSLPFIPNISKIGLAPAEGSQPSGACGDFGGQLSNSQLGIGSTVFLPVFAEGGLLTIEDVHARMGDGEATASAVEIAATVTLRCQIATELPLSQPIVITQDEVQTMGSGETAEAAARAAVDELARLLVERTDADMTEAAILASVAADLRISEMAGSPCHIRAAMKREILGL, from the coding sequence ATGCAAACCATTGGCAAAGAGCACATTGTGCGCACGTTCGACGCCGACCACCCCGCAGCCGCTAGAGTCAAGCCCGGGGAGGTGTTTGTGATGGAGACCAACGACCGCTTTCGAGACTGGAACGAGGGCGGGGAATGGCCCATGGAGCAGCTGACGGTCATGACCGGGCCGGTCCATATCGAGGGGGTGCAGCCCGGCCAGGTGCTGGCGGTGGAAGTCCTGGACATCAAAGCCGCCCAGGGCTTCGGCTATGTGGTCGCCATTCCGGGCTTCGGCCTGCTCAAGGACCAGGTCGAGTTTCGGAAAAAAGTCGTCCCGATTGAGGGCAACCGCATTCGCTACAACGACAGCCTGAGCCTGCCCTTCATACCCAACATCAGCAAGATCGGACTGGCCCCGGCCGAGGGCTCGCAACCGAGCGGGGCGTGCGGGGATTTTGGCGGTCAGCTGAGCAACAGTCAGCTGGGGATTGGCTCAACGGTCTTTCTGCCGGTGTTTGCCGAGGGCGGGCTGCTGACCATCGAGGACGTGCACGCCAGGATGGGCGACGGCGAAGCCACCGCCTCGGCGGTGGAGATTGCGGCCACAGTGACGCTGCGCTGTCAGATTGCAACGGAGCTGCCGCTCAGCCAGCCGATCGTGATCACCCAGGACGAGGTCCAGACCATGGGCAGCGGCGAGACGGCCGAAGCTGCGGCACGAGCGGCTGTGGACGAACTGGCCCGGCTGCTGGTCGAGCGGACCGATGCCGATATGACCGAGGCGGCGATCCTGGCCAGTGTGGCGGCCGATCTGCGGATCTCGGAGATGGCCGGCAGCCCGTGTCATATCCGGGCGGCCATGAAGCGCGAGATCCTGGGTTTGTAA